A DNA window from Coffea arabica cultivar ET-39 chromosome 6c, Coffea Arabica ET-39 HiFi, whole genome shotgun sequence contains the following coding sequences:
- the LOC113691555 gene encoding putative disease resistance protein RGA3, translated as MEAAFQAGIAQASLQVLLERITDFAVKETSLILGVDDEIRRLQRTLQRIRAILDIVGNNQQSLLKHSSTEAWKMWAADLEKHSYSAEDLLDEILLDLLQVGADHLNEANESYQVRNMLLSSFKLSMPHEIGKIRKELEDIATEMDSLVLTKMSELGSYKLPAKSCLTSNFFAKSTSSLVDEGFVVGREKDKDEIVKMLLTANANRSNVSVIPLVGMGGIGKTTLAQIVYNDNRVVKNFDLRVWISVSVNFDVIGITKSIIESLTGKKCKLSDLDPIQCKLQSLLSGRKFLLVLDDYWTEKYGDWDSLTCPFRVGLRGSKVVVTTRSSVVASILGTFPAYHLKVLNDKDCWELMKQRAFSNKDPEENMNMEEMGRKIAKKCRGLPLAAQSLGGMLHFQFDEEEWECILNSELWDLPQEKNDIFSSLLISYHFLPSHLKKCFAYCSIFPRNHEFERDKLVLLWMAEGFIQPRGGKRLEDVGSDYFNELIWRSFLQFSHVNLYNQSMYKMHDLVHGMARLISANTCFCLAEDISYWHPALANARHMSLGHANLQQIVSKPSTWCKNLRTLLLIPRNSKSTVQLSYELFLKLRFLRALDLCCMDIYEIPDSIEYLKHLRFLNLSENHIQNLPESITNILGLQTLVLKNCFEFLELPANLKKLTNLRHLDLDIKHQLNYMPSDLGNLVNLQTMNAFIVGKGKGCGIGQLGNMRFLRGSICITNLENVLSVMEANEANLCMKPFLESLQLEWNYSGDRIDQQEVLAGLQPHPNLKELAITNYGGFMFPSWLGDPLLKLRTIHIRSCQYCSVLPSLGQLPLLKHLCIENLSSLASIDDHFCGFGPTKGFPSLELLIFQNMPNLMEWKGLDGQDMPLLRELTFINCPRLTSLPSLHNLSFLHNLNISHCPKLQALPEQGLPVSLQILIILESAIIKERCRVEEGEDWYKIKRIPKIEIDYVQIPMVA; from the coding sequence ATGGAAGCTGCATTTCAAGCTGGAATTGCACAAGCTTCCTTGCAAGTTCTCCTTGAGAGGATTACCGACTTTGCTGTGAAAGAAACAAGCCTGATTCTGGGAGTTGATGATGAGATCAGAAGGCTGCAGAGAACACTCCAGAGGATTAGAGCTATTCTGGATATTGTCGGGAACAATCAGCAAAGCCTGCTGAAGCACAGCAGCACTGAAGCATGGAAGATGTGGGCTGCTGATTTGGAGAAGCATTCATACAGTGCTGAGGACCTACTTGATGAAATTTTGCTGGATCTTTTGCAGGTCGGTGCTGATCATTTGAATGAAGCTAATGAAAGCTATCAGGTGCGTAACATGCTTTTGTCATCTTTTAAATTGTCAATGCCCCATGAGATTGGAAAGATAAGGAAAGAACTGGAAGATATTGCTACTGAAATGGATAGTCTTGTCTTGACTAAAATGTCTGAACTAGGGTCATATAAATTACCAGCTAAATCATGCCTTACGAGCAATTTTTTTGCCAAAAGCACTAGTTCACTGGTGGATGAAGGGTTTGTAGTTGGCAGAGAAAAGGACAAAGATGAGATCGTCAAGATGCTGTTGACAGCAAATGCCAATAGGAGCAATGTCTCTGTGATTCCTTTAGTTGGTATGGGGGGTATTGGCAAGACAACCCTTGCACAAATTGTCTACAATGACAATCGAGTAGTAAAGAACTTTGACTTGAGAGTGTGGATTTCAGTGTCTGTAAATTTTGATGTTATCGGGATCACCAAGTCAATTATTGAATCCCTGACAGGTAAAAAATGTAAGTTGTCAGACCTAGATCCCATTCAGTGTAAGCTTCAGAGTTTACTCTCCGGAAGGaagtttcttctagtgctagatGACTACTGGACTGAGAAGTATGGGGATTGGGATTCTTTGACTTGCCCTTTTAGAGTTGGACTTAGAGGGAGCAAAGTTGTAGTAACCACTAGGAGTTCAGTAGTGGCATCAATTCTTGGTACATTTCCAGCATATCATCTGAAAGTTTTGAATGATAAGGACTGCTGGGAATTGATGAAACAAAGGGCGTTTTCAAATAAGGATCCTGAGGAGAATATGAATATGGAAGAAATGGGGAGAAAAATAGCAAAGAAATGCAGAGGCTTGCCTTTAGCAGCCCAAAGTCTTGGGGGCATGCTTCATTTTCAATTCGATGAGGAGGAGTGGGAATGCATCTTAAATAGTGAGCTATGGGACTTGCCACAAGAGAAAAATGATATCTTTTCATCATTACTGATTAGCTatcattttcttccttctcatttgAAAAAATGTTTTGCATATTGCTCCATATTTCCAAGGAATCATGAGTTTGAAAGGGACAAGTTAGTCCTGCTATGGATGGCAGAAGGGTTCATCCAACCTAGAGGAGGAAAGCGACTGGAAGATGTTGGTAGTGATTATTTCAATGAACTGATTTGGAGGTCATTTTTACAATTTTCACATGTCAATCTGTACAACCAATCAATGTACAAAATGCATGACCTTGTTCACGGTATGGCGAGGTTAATTTCTGCTAATACGTGCTTTTGCTTGGCGGAGGACATATCGTATTGGCATCCAGCATTGGCCAATGCTCGTCATATGTCTCTGGGTCATGCAAATCTGCAACAGATAGTGTCGAAGCCCTCCACTTGGTGTAAGAACTTGCGTACATTGTTGCTAATACCCAGAAACAGCAAAAGCACTGTGCAGCTTTCTTATGAGCTATTTTTGAAACTACGCTTCCTAAGAGCGTTGGACTTGTGTTGCATGGACATCTATGAGATTCCTGATTCAATTGAATACTTGAAACATCTTCGCTTTCTTAACCTCTCTGAGAATCACATCCAAAACTTACCTGAATCCATCACAAACATCCTTGGTTTACAAACCCTCGTGCTAAAAAATTGTTTTGAGTTCCTTGAACTTCCAGcaaacttgaagaagcttactAACCTACGACATCTTGACCTGGATATAAAGCATCAGTTGAACTACATGCCATCAGATCTTGGAAATTTAGTCAATCTTCAAACCATGAATGCATTCATCGTTGGAAAAGGTAAAGGATGTGGTATAGGACAGTTGGGTAATATGAGATTCCTCAGGGGATCAATTTGCATTACGAATCTGGAAAATGTGCTCAGTGTGATGGAGGCAAACGAGGCAAATTTATGCATGAAGCCATTCCTAGAAAGTCTTCAGTTGGAATGGAATTATTCTGGTGATCGAATAGATCAACAAGAAGTACTTGCTGGCCTTCAACCACATCCAAATCTCAAGGAGCTAGCAATAACAAATTATGGTGGCTTTATGTTTCCTAGTTGGCTAGGTGATCCGCTGCTCAAGCTCAGAACTATTCACATCCGAAGCTGCCAATACTGCTCTGTCCTCCCATCTCTTGGGCAACTTCCACTCCTCAAGCATCTTTGTATTGAAAATTTGTCAAGTTTAGCAAGTATTGACGATCATTTTTGTGGCTTTGGTCCTACTAAAGGTTTTCCTTCTTTAGAGTTGCTAATCTTTCAAAACATGCCAAATTTGATGGAATGGAAAGGATTAGATGGACAAGATATGCCTCTCCTCCGAGAACTCACCTTTATAAACTGCCCAAGACTAACTAGTCTACCATCACTCCACAACCTGAGTTTCCTCCATAACTTGAACATCAGCCACTGCCCAAAACTTCAAGCATTACCAGAGCAAGGATTGCCAGTTTCTCTCCAAATCCTAATCATTTTGGAAAGTGCCATTATCAAAGAAAGATGCAGAGTTGAAGAAGGTGAAGATTGGTACAAGATAAAGAGGATCCCCAAGATAGAGATCGATTATGTACAGATTCCCATGGTAGCATGA
- the LOC113692487 gene encoding putative disease resistance protein RGA4 gives MLSTTLLLKSTELEKTGLIEKDEEVTLYKIRHRASGQLHTLTVLHGSHNESIWRDIRQEFGIIQGLDHPNVLKCYEISAQNDGIHVLSESIASKSLRGSHIADESSLSDLTRQVLEALYHLHQRKIVHGDIRPSRIFFASTKLGCVKIVYFGRILQLLRPSDERHLHPERANSLDGFAGDLWSLGLCILELYLGSFPLDTEISALKLSHICDLSTASAEFRDFISCCLQKDMAKRWTAEQLLHHPFILQNSTGSNLRGDLMEEKTKLQQPFLSSSSSFSSSMTSKGIKLSESALQLSLEPENHQNGKIEVTAAVDEGKSAQKNIGSNKRRPGEFKRSISDQSLLVQRCAKRKRLKAKADLYAMPKELGVTYKNNASDKKEERIGDYSSTESEELEFRLENRMHFLEGAEDSRRIMQGADFDFESLPEHVRRCMQYCSLFPTSYELEKDQLVQLWIAEELIDVELTDRMEDAGKVCFDILASKGFIVPSSYDNLHRKQKYKVNESKILYWCQKAVLSRGHYLRIEDQLSVPSEMPLHLSLDMEEFDSLTFETLKIFKDLHTLLLLGDYGSSIKEIPRDLFLCLKSLYTLDLSRTQISELPSSVGCLESLHYLDLSYTPIKNLPESVGSLYSLQTLNLRGCFALHAVPEGISELINLRHFELDIIRQLNCMPRNMGNLRSLQTLKAFMVGRDDGCNIGELRNLNNIAGSFCIAGLENVANIDEASKAGLSMKQYLKKLELRWGDHRFDEASPEEEVLECLQPHNSIEELQIQFYKGKFFPSWIGNPLFTNVVSITLYRCIECQVLPSVGKLPSLKYLNIVGLDSVRDTNGLFCRNVTTGSQILFPKLEKLTLDNMPNLQQFTGAENGDFPSLVQVYIRYCPNLFEISSVFHLKVLQYLEISYCIKLQSVPEGGLPASIESLVITGCPGIKERCNKNGGEDWYKIAHIPSTWIDYEQISRNIVSVVHSVKHENESHFVNE, from the exons ATGTTATCCACAACTCTGTTGCTGAAATCAACAGAACTGGAAAAAACAGGCCTGATTGAGAAAGATGAGGAAGTTACGCTCTACAAAATTCGCCACCGTGCCAGTGGACAGCTCCACACTTTAACAGTTTTACATGGCAGCCACAACGAATCCATCTGGAGAGATATTCGACAGGAGTTTGGGATCATCCAGGGCCTGGATCATCCCAATGTACTCAAGTGCTATGAAATTTCTGCTCAAAATGATGGTATTCATGTTTTAAGCGAATCCATTGCCAGCAAATCCCTCCGAGGCTCACATATCGCTGATGAATCCTCTCTCAGTGATCTCACACGTCAAGTTTTGGAGGCGTTGTACCATCTCCATCAGAGAAAGATTGTGCATGGAGACATCAGGCCTTCAAGAATATTCTTCGCCAGTACTAAACTGGGATGCGTCAAAATTGTGTATTTCGGGCGAATTTTGCAGCTTCTTAGGCCATCAGATGAAAGGCACCTTCATCCTGAGAGGGCAAACTCGCTCGATGGCTTTGCAGGGGATTTATGGAGCCTTGGGTTATGCATTCTTGAGCTGTATTTGGGCTCATTTCCTCTTGACACAGAAATTTCTGCTTTAAAGCTAAGTCATATTTGTGATCTCTCAACAGCATCAGCTGAGTTCAGGGACTTCATCTCTTGTTGTTTGCAGAAAGATATGGCAAAAAGATGGACCGCTGAGCAGCTTCTTCATCATCCTTTCATTTTACAGAATTCAACTGGCAGCAATCTCAGG GGAGACTTAATGGAAGAAAAGACAAAACTCCAACAGCCCTTTTTGTCTTCATCAtcctcattttcttcttccatgACTTCCAAAGGAATCAAGCTGTCTGAAAGTGCATTGCAGTTGTCCCTGGAGCCTGAGAATCACCAAAATGGTAAGATAGAAGTGACAGCAGCAGTTGATGAGGGGAAGTCAGCCCAAAAAAATATTGGAAGTAACAAAAGGAGACCAGGGGAATTCAAGAGGAGCATATCAGACCAGTCACTTCTGGTCCAAAGGTGTGCTAAAAGGAAGCGGCTTAAAGCAAAGGCTGATTTGTATGCGATGCCCAAGGAACTAGGTGTCACATATAAGAACAATGCATCAGACAAGAAAGAAGAGAGAATAGGCGATTATTCGAGTACTGAATCTGAAGAACTAGAATTCAGACTGGAGAACAGAATGCACTTCTTGGAAGGGGCAGAAGATTCAAGGAGAATAATGCAAGGTGCAGATTTTGATTTTGAGAGTTTACCTGAACATGTTAGAAGGTGTATGCAGTATTGCTCCTTGTTTCCAACAAGCTATGAGTTGGAGAAAGATCAGTTAGTCCAATTATGGATTGCAGAAGAGTTGATTGATGTAGAACTTACAGACAGGATGGAGGATGCTGGAAAGGTATGCTTTGACATTTTAGCAAGTAAGGGGTTCATAGTTCCTTCAAGCTATGACAATCTTCATCGCAAGCAGAAGTATAAAGTGAATGAATCTAAAATTTTGTACTGGTGTCAAAAAGCAGTGCTATCCAGGGGTCACTATCTGAGAATTGAGGATCAACTAAGTGTCCCCTCTGAAATGCCACTTCACTTGTCTTTGGACATGGAGGAGTTTGATTCACTGACATTTGAGActctcaaaattttcaaagaCCTACACACACTATTATTACTTGGTGATTATGGCTCCTCAATCAAGGAAATACCTCGTGATCTTTTCCTTTGCCTAAAGAGTTTATATACTTTAGATTTGAGCAGAACCCAGATATCGGAATTACCAAGTTCTGTTGGGTGTTTGGAGTCACTACATTATCTTGACCTCTCGTATACACCTATCAAAAATTTGCCTGAATCCGTTGGTTCTCTTTACAGTTTGCAGACACTAAATCTTCGAGGTTGTTTTGCTCTTCATGCAGTACCTGAGGGAATAAGTGAGTTGATCAATCTGAGGCATTTTGAATTGGATATAATCCGCCAATTAAACTGCATGCCCAGAAACATGGGGAATCTGAGAAGTCTTCAAACTTTAAAGGCATTTATGGTTGGAAGAGATGATGGATGCAACATTGGAGAGCTCAGGAATCTGAACAATATTGCTGGATCATTCTGCATTGCAGGGCTTGAAAATGTTGCAAACATCGATGAAGCTAGCAAAGCTGGTTTAAGTATGAAGCAGTACTTAAAAAAGCTCGAATTGAGATGGGGAGATCACAGGTTTGATGAGGCTTCACCAGAAGAGGAAGTCTTGGAATGTCTGCAGCCACATAATAGCATCGAAGAGTTACAGATACAATTTTACAAGGGTAAATTCTTTCCAAGCTGGATTGGCAACCCATTGTTTACTAATGTTGTCAGCATTACCCTCTACAGGTGCATAGAATGTCAAGTTTTGCCCTCTGTCGGGAAATTGCCCTCACTCAAATATCTGAATATTGTTGGATTGGATAGTGTGCGAGATACAAATGGCCTGTTTTGTCGGAATGTTACAACTGGAAGCCAAATATTATTTCCAAAGTTAGAGAAACTGACACTTGACAACATGCCTAACCTTCAACAGTTCACTGGAGCAGAAAACGGTGACTTCCCAAGCCTAGTTCAGGTTTATATAAGATACTGCCCAAACCTTTTTGAGATCTCATCCGTTTTCCATCTCAAAGTCCTCCAATATCTCGAGATAAGCTACTGCATTAAGCTGCAGTCTGTGCCTGAAGGAGGTTTGCCAGCTTCAATTGAATCACTGGTAATTACAGGTTGCCCTGGTATAAAAGAACGGTGCAATAAGAATGGAGGAGAAGACTGGTACAAGATAGCCCACATTCCTAGCACATGGATTGATTATGAACAAATATCTCGAAATATAGTTTCTGTTGTTCACAGTGTAAAACACGAAAATGAAAGTCATTTTGTCAATGAATGA
- the LOC113691437 gene encoding disease resistance protein RGA2, whose amino-acid sequence MESAFQSGIASASLQVVLEKIANFAVRETSLILGVDDELRRLQRTLQRIRAILDNVENNHLSLINDSSNEAWKMWLVDLEKLSYCADDLLDEISLDISRVHADNSDDANNSNLVRSNLLSSFKLSVPHEICKIRKELEHISTEMDSLFLSKLSAVGSYKMHTPLNNNFCATSSLVDEEFVVGREKDKEDIIQMLLMTESNRGNVSVIPLVGMGGIGKTTLAQVVYNDDRILKNFEYRIWISVSINFDLIRISKSVVESLTGKKCKLSDLDPIQSKLQNLLFGRKFLLVLDDYWTEKYGDWDALCSPLRVGRQGSKVIVTTRSTIVSSILGTIPAYSVQSLNDEVCWELVKQRAFSSKDEREKMNLEEIGRKIATKCKGLPLAAKSLGGILRFRSDEEGWNAVLNSKMWELPQDQSEIFSALILSYHFLPTRLRKCFAYCSIFPPNHEFEMEELVLLWVGEGFIQPRGEMRLEDIGNDFFSELIWRSFFQFSHVNLHNQSIYKMHELIHCMAQLISANTCFRLEEDIQHWPPAFNNARHLSLSHESVQSVGPKAFTWFRQLRTLIMSTNDTSVSQVPYELFLKLQFLRVLNLSHMGIDELPSSIDRLKHLRYLNLSENHIQKLPEPTSNLLALQTLKLKSCFEFFELPTNMKNLTNLRHLDLDVKHQLNYMPSGFGNLVNLQTLSAFIVGRARGCGIIELKNMRFLRGSLCITNLENVLRPMEAKEANLFKKPYLKKLQLEWNCLGDKIDEQEVLAGLQPHENLKELSISGYNGVMFPSWISNPVYKLTNIHLHSCLSCSILPSLGQLPLLKFLCIEDMAGLVHVDHHFCGFGSIKGFPSLESLIFQDMPNMTTWRGLNGDDLPCLRELTMSNCSRLTSLPSLHNLNFLHNLNIGSCPRLQALPEEGLPESLQLLIIVDSAIIKERCRADVGEDWHKINRIPKIEIDYVEIPIVVHGV is encoded by the coding sequence ATGGAATCTGCATTTCAATCTGGTATTGCATCAGCTTCCTTGCAAGTTGTTCTTGAGAAGATTGCTAATTTTGCTGTGAGGGAAACCAGCTTGATTCTGGGAGTTGATGATGAACTGAGAAGGCTGCAGAGAACACTCCAAAGAATTAGAGCTATTCTGGACAATGTAGAGAACAATCATCTGAGTCTGATCAACGACAGCAGCAACGAAGCCTGGAAGATGTGGCTTGTTGATCTGGAGAAGCTCTCATATTGTGCTGATGACCTACTTGATGAGATCTCGCTGGATATTTCGAGGGTACATGCTGACAATTCAGATGATGCTAATAATAGCAACCTGGTACGCAGCAACCTCTTGTCATCTTTTAAATTGTCAGTGCCCCATGAGATATGTAAGATAAGGAAAGAACTGGAACATATTTCAACTGAAATGGATAGTCTTTTCCTAAGTAAGTTATCTGCAGTGGGATCTTATAAGATGCATACCCCACTTAATAATAACTTTTGTGCTACAAGTTCATTGGTTGATGAAGAATTTGtagttggaagagaaaaggaCAAAGAGGATATCATCCAGATGCTattgatgactgaatccaatAGGGGCAATGTATCTGTGATTCCTCTAGTGGGTATGGGAGGGATTGGCAAGACGACCCTTGCTCAAGTTGTTTACAATGATGACCGTATATTGAAGAACTTCGAATACAGAATATGGATTTCTGTGTCTATCAATTTTGACCTGATCCGGATAAGTAAGTCAGTTGTTGAATCCCTCACTGGAAAAAAATGCAAGTTGTCTGACCTAGATCCCATTCAGTCTAAACTTCAAAATCTACTATTTGGGAGAAAGTTTCTTCTAGTTTTAGATGATTACTGGACTGAGAAATATGGGGATTGGGATGCTTTATGTTCACCTTTAAGAGTTGGACGCCAAGGAAGCAAAGTTATTGTAACAACTCGAAGCACTATAGTGTCATCAATTCTTGGTACAATTCCAGCATATAGTGTGCAAAGTTTGAATGATGAGGTCTGTTGGGAATTGGTGAAACAAAGAGCATTCTCAAGTAAGGATGAAAGGGAGAaaatgaatttggaagaaaTAGGGAGAAAAATAGCTACGAAATGCAAAGGACTGCCTTTAGCAGCGAAATCTCTTGGAGGCATACTTCGTTTCAGATCTGATGAAGAGGGGTGGAATGCCGTCTTAAACAGTAAGATGTGGGAGCTTCCGCAGGatcaaagtgaaattttttctGCTTTAATACTAAGCTATCATTTCCTTCCTACACGTTTGAGAAAATGTTTTGCATATTGCTCCATTTTCCCCCCAAATCATGAGTTTGAAATGGAAGAGTTGGTCCTGCTGTGGGTGGGAGAAGGGTTCATCCAACCTAGAGGAGAAATGAGACTGGAGGACATTGGTAATGATTTTTTCAGTGAATTAATCTGGAGGTCCTTCTTTCAATTTTCACATGTTAACCTACACAACCAGTCAATATACAAAATGCACGAGCTTATTCACTGTATGGCACAATTAATTTCTGCAAATACATGCTTTCGCCTGGAGGAGGATATACAACATTGGCCTCCAGCATTTAACAATGCTCGTCATTTGTCCCTCTCTCATGAAAGTGTCCAATCAGTTGGGCCAAAGGCCTTCACTTGGTTTAGGCAGTTACGAACTTTAATAATGTCTACGAATGATACCAGTGTCTCACAAGTTCCTTACGAACTATTTTTGAAACTTCAATTCTTGAGAGTGTTGAACTTGAGCCATATGGGCATTGATGAACTTCCTAGTTCCATTGATCGCTTGAAACATCTTCGCTACCTTAACCTTTCTGAAAACCACATCCAAAAGCTGCCTGAACCAACTTCAAACCTTTTAGCTTTACAAACCCTCAAGCTCAAAAGTTGCTTTGAGTTTTTTGAACTTCCAACAAACATGAAGAATCTGACTAACCTTCGACATCTTGACTTGGATGTAAAGCATCAGTTAAACTACATGCCATCAGGTTTTGGAAATTTAGTCAACCTCCAAACACTTAGTGCATTTATTGTGGGGAGAGCAAGAGGCTGTGGTATCATAGAGTTGAAGAATATGAGATTCCTAAGAGGATCATTGTGCATTACCAATCTTGAAAATGTGCTGAGGCCAATGGAAGCAAAAGAGGCAAATTTATTCAAGAAACCATACCTTAAAAAACTTCAGTTGGAATGGAACTGCCTCGGGGATAAAATAGATGAGCAAGAAGTACTTGCAGGCCTTCAACCTCACGAGAACCTTAAGGAGTTATCTATATCAGGGTACAATGGTGTCATGTTTCCTAGTTGGATAAGTAATCCAGTGTACAAGCTCACAAATATTCACCTTCATAGCTGTCTGTCTTGCTCAATTCTCCCTTCTCTTGGGCAACTTCCACTCCtcaaatttctttgtattgaagATATGGCTGGTTTGGTGCATGTTGACCATCATTTTTGTGGCTTCGGTAGTATTAAAGGGTTTCCATCACTGGAGTCACTAATATTCCAGGACATGCCAAATATGACCACATGGAGAGGATTGAATGGAGATGATTTGCCTTGCCTACGTGAGCTCACTATGAGTAATTGCTCAAGGCTAACCAGTTTGCCATCACTTCACAACCTCAATTTCCTCCATAATTTAAACATTGGCAGCTGCCCAAGACTTCAAGCATTACCAGAAGAAGGATTACCAGAGTCTCTTCAACTCCTGATCATTGTTGACAGTGCCATCATCAAAGAAAGGTGCAGAGCTGATGTGGGTGAAGATTGGCACAAGATAAACAGAATACCTAAGATAGAGATTGATTATGTTGAGATTCCCATAGTGGTGCATGGAGTTTAA